In Eptesicus fuscus isolate TK198812 chromosome 23, DD_ASM_mEF_20220401, whole genome shotgun sequence, one genomic interval encodes:
- the RPLP0 gene encoding 60S acidic ribosomal protein P0 has translation MPREDRATWKSNYFLKIIQLLDDYPKCFIVGADNVGSKQMQQIRMSLRGKAVVLMGKNTMMRKAIRGHLENNPALEKLLPHIRGNVGFVFTKEDLTEIRDMLLANKVPAAARAGAIAPCEVTVPAQNTGLGPEKTSFFQALGITTKISRGTIEILSDVQLIKTGDKVGASEATLLNMLNISPFSFGLIIQQVFDNGSIYNPEVLDITEETLHSRFLEGVRNVASVCLQIGYPTVASVPHSIINGYKRVLALSVETDYTFPLAEKVKAFLADPSAFVAAAPVAAATAAAPAAAAAPAKVEAKEESEESDEDMGFGLFD, from the exons ATGCCCAGGGAAGACAGGGCGACCTGGAAGTCCAACTACTTCCTTAAGATCATC CAACTTCTGGATGATTATCCAAAATGCTTCATTGTGGGAGCAGACAATGTGGGCTCCAAGCAGATGCAGCAGATCCGCATGTCCCTCCGCGGGAAGGCTGTGGTGCTGATGGGCAAGAACACCATGATGCGCAAGGCCATCCGAGGACACCTGGAAAACAACCCGGCTCTGGAGAA ACTGCTGCCTCACATCCGGGGGAATGTGGGCTTTGTGTTCACCAAGGAGGACCTCACTGAGATCAGGGACATGCTGCTGGCCAATAAG GTGCCAGCTGCTGCCCGTGCTGGTGCCATTGCCCCGTGTGAAGTCACTGTGCCAGCCCAGAACACTGGTCTGGGGCCAGAGAAGACCTCCTTCTTCCAGGCTTTAGGCATCACCACTAAAATCTCCAGGGGCACCATTGAAATCCTG AGTGATGTGCAGCTGATTAAGACTGGAGACAAAGTGGGAGCCAGCGAAGCCACACTGCTGAACATGCTCAacatctcccccttctcctttggGCTGATCATCCAGCAGGTGTTTGACAATGGCAGCATCTACAACCCGGAAGTGCTTGACATCACAGAGGAAACTCTGCATTCCCGCTTCCTGGAG ggTGTCCGCAATGTTGCCAGCGTATGCCTTCAGATTGGTTATCCAACTGTTGCGTCAGTACCCCATTCTATCATCAATGGGTACAAGCGAGTTCTGGCTTTGTCTGTGGAGACTGATTACACCTTCCCACTTGCAGAAAAG GTCAAGGCCTTCTTGGCTGATCCGTCTGCTTTTGTGGCTGCTGCCCCTGTGgccgccgccaccgctgctgctcctgctgctgctgcagccccagccaaggTCGAAGCAAAGGAAGAGTCGGAGGAGTCGGACGAGGATATGGGATTTGGTCTCTTTGATTAA